From the genome of Polynucleobacter sp. AM-7D1:
TGGTGCAACAGTAAAAGCAACTGAGGAATTAAAAAATAATTTAATTGCGCTTGATAAACAAATCAAATCAAATCTAGATTCAACAATGAGTAGGTTTGGTCAACAATTGGCTGACATTATTGAAAATCTTGCATTACAAATCTCTGATATAAAACAAAGATTATCCCAGTCAGAAATTAGATAAAGATGTCTAAGAATTCTTCATTTATTGCGATGAGCGACTTCATGACGTCGCTATTCATGATATTTTTACTTCTTACTGTTGTACTCCTAACCGAAGTATCTCGGTTAAGCATTAACGAGGATTCAGCAAAAAAAACAAGAATTGAATTGCTTGGGGAGCTGCAAACAGAGTTTGCGCAAGATTTACCTAAATGGGATGCGCAAATACTTGATGACCTTACATTACGCTTTAAGAATCCAGACCTAATGTTTGCAATTGGCAAAGCAGATGTCAGACCAGAATTTAAAGCAGTTATGGATTCATTTTTACCAAGATATTTTGCCATTATTACTAAACCAAGATTTAAGCCGTATATCAAAGAACTTAGAATTGAAGGCCACACCTCTGCTTTATGGGCTCTTGGGACTGACTCAAAAACAGCTTATCTTTTAAATATGGAGCTATCACAAAAACGAGCACTGTCTACCCTTGCCTATACACTTCAGAATGCTGGTGATAACTACGACTGGTTAGTAGCAAATTTATATTCAATTGGACTCTCAAGCTCAAAGCCCATTGATGTATCTGTTAATGATATTAGGAATCAAAGGGTTGAATTCAAAATCAATTTGATAGGCAACAATGCAAAATGATTGAGGACCATCTTGGCAATCTAATGCGTCGTTTTGGATATATCTCTGGTATAGCCAAGATTCCCAAACAAATGGCCACCCCCATTCAAGAGGACCCAACTCGTCTAAATCTGGGAACTGCAGTTGAAATTAGACATGGTGAGTATCAGGTGGCCAAAGATGGCACGATCATTGTTGATGGCAAACGTACATTTAT
Proteins encoded in this window:
- a CDS encoding OmpA family protein, yielding MSKNSSFIAMSDFMTSLFMIFLLLTVVLLTEVSRLSINEDSAKKTRIELLGELQTEFAQDLPKWDAQILDDLTLRFKNPDLMFAIGKADVRPEFKAVMDSFLPRYFAIITKPRFKPYIKELRIEGHTSALWALGTDSKTAYLLNMELSQKRALSTLAYTLQNAGDNYDWLVANLYSIGLSSSKPIDVSVNDIRNQRVEFKINLIGNNAK